A single window of Syntrophotalea acetylenica DNA harbors:
- a CDS encoding phosphopentomutase, whose product MAGRDGLVTARVWRRVVLITLDGVGVGGQPDAADFGDQEASTLPHVAERCGGLCLPTLERLGLGRIVPVSGVPAVAAPRGLYGRMLERARGKDTTSGHWELAGLVQDEPFSTYPQGFPEAVIDAFATIAGVAPLGNIAASGTEILQLLGEEHLRSGRPIVYTSVDSVFQIAAHEQVLPRESLYALCEKMRRVLDPYHVGRVIARPFVGTAAGNFERTAGRRDFAMPPPADTLLDRMEQQGLTVYGVGKIRDIFAGKGITRSVKSSSNSDGMAKTRKALGEVDRGLIFTNLVDFDMLYGHRLDVRGFGRALEEFDAWLAGFLPALEPGDLLVITADHGCDPTTPGTDHTRESVPLLVWHSGLKRGGSLGIRRSFADVAATLADMFGVRVETGSSFADQLG is encoded by the coding sequence ATGGCAGGGCGGGATGGCCTCGTGACAGCGCGTGTCTGGCGACGGGTGGTGTTGATCACCCTTGACGGCGTCGGCGTCGGCGGGCAGCCGGATGCGGCGGATTTTGGCGATCAGGAGGCCAGCACCCTGCCGCACGTGGCGGAGCGCTGTGGCGGCCTGTGTCTTCCGACCCTGGAAAGACTGGGGCTGGGGAGGATTGTGCCTGTTTCCGGAGTTCCGGCGGTGGCGGCACCCCGCGGACTTTACGGTCGCATGCTCGAGCGGGCCCGGGGCAAGGATACCACATCCGGGCACTGGGAGTTGGCGGGGTTGGTGCAGGACGAGCCGTTTTCCACTTATCCGCAGGGTTTCCCCGAGGCGGTTATTGACGCTTTTGCCACAATTGCCGGGGTCGCTCCGCTGGGCAATATTGCCGCCAGCGGTACGGAGATTCTCCAATTGCTCGGGGAAGAGCACCTTCGCAGTGGTCGCCCCATTGTCTATACCAGTGTTGATTCGGTTTTTCAGATTGCCGCCCACGAGCAAGTGCTGCCGCGCGAAAGCCTTTATGCCTTGTGCGAAAAGATGCGCCGGGTCCTCGATCCATACCATGTCGGGAGGGTCATCGCCCGACCGTTTGTTGGTACGGCCGCCGGGAATTTCGAGCGAACGGCAGGCCGCCGGGATTTTGCCATGCCGCCACCGGCTGACACGCTTCTGGATCGCATGGAACAGCAGGGGCTGACCGTCTATGGTGTCGGAAAGATCCGCGATATTTTTGCCGGAAAAGGGATTACCCGATCGGTAAAAAGTTCCAGCAACAGCGATGGCATGGCCAAAACCCGCAAGGCGCTCGGCGAGGTTGACCGGGGGCTGATTTTCACCAATCTGGTCGATTTCGACATGCTCTATGGGCACCGCCTTGACGTGCGCGGTTTCGGACGGGCGCTAGAAGAATTCGATGCATGGCTGGCAGGCTTTTTGCCGGCACTTGAACCGGGAGATCTGCTGGTGATCACTGCCGATCACGGCTGTGACCCCACCACTCCGGGGACGGATCATACCCGGGAAAGTGTGCCTCTGCTCGTCTGGCACTCCGGATTGAAGCGGGGCGGGTCGTTGGGAATCCGGCGCAGCTTTGCCGATGTAGCGGCGACTCTTGCCGATATGTTCGGTGTGCGTGTTGAAACGGGATCGAGCTTCGCCGATCAGCTCGGCTGA
- a CDS encoding PilZ domain-containing protein yields the protein MKRLLLGEHREDILNTLDLTLKHWGYRVLAVPRRERLNKLIRDTAFDLLIINADWLDANHATLEALETCIGKGASLMVLKSRETSPQLPLPHQLLDVPVDIFSLFSAIQQHLEKHPRKNMRLALKLPGMICRHHQCQLGEVLSLSTRGLFMKTGFRLDQGERFRIVLPLMGMKEELELSGKVLYRVHPDPKNNYQQGVGVGFVDLQPNAARLLERYIKTCFREEMSHRRGHHGWHTGALTQGEEDTVLRLPAPMLWETPPAPPQPS from the coding sequence ATGAAACGCCTTCTCCTCGGAGAACACAGAGAAGACATCCTCAACACCCTCGACCTGACCCTCAAACACTGGGGCTACCGGGTTCTGGCGGTGCCCCGCAGGGAGCGTCTGAACAAGCTCATCCGGGATACGGCCTTCGACCTGCTCATTATCAACGCGGACTGGCTGGACGCGAATCATGCAACGCTGGAGGCGCTGGAAACCTGTATCGGCAAAGGCGCATCCCTGATGGTTCTGAAGTCTCGCGAAACAAGCCCGCAACTCCCCCTGCCGCACCAGCTTCTGGACGTGCCGGTGGATATTTTCTCCCTTTTCTCAGCCATTCAGCAGCATCTGGAGAAGCACCCCCGGAAGAACATGCGCCTGGCCCTGAAACTGCCCGGCATGATATGTCGCCACCACCAATGCCAGCTCGGCGAGGTATTGAGCCTTAGCACCCGCGGCCTCTTTATGAAAACCGGGTTCAGGCTGGACCAGGGCGAGCGGTTTCGCATTGTGCTTCCTTTAATGGGCATGAAGGAGGAACTGGAACTGAGCGGCAAGGTCCTGTACCGGGTCCACCCCGACCCGAAAAACAATTATCAACAGGGGGTCGGCGTAGGTTTTGTCGACCTGCAGCCAAACGCCGCCCGACTGCTTGAACGTTACATAAAAACCTGCTTCAGAGAGGAGATGTCCCACCGGCGGGGGCACCATGGCTGGCATACCGGCGCGCTGACCCAGGGGGAAGAAGATACGGTACTGCGCCTGCCGGCTCCGATGCTCTGGGAAACACCGCCAGCCCCGCCTCAGCCGAGCTGA
- a CDS encoding DUF2914 domain-containing protein: MWTGAAYGESPGLQACDLTVTTAIENRTPVDALRSYTANVACLYFFSRIGGAKEAAVVWHIWYHDGRQVARVPLSVRSQNWRTWSRKSIPQGAQGMWRVEVRDARSNLLGVRSFRLF; encoded by the coding sequence ATGTGGACCGGGGCCGCATATGGCGAGTCGCCCGGATTGCAGGCTTGTGACCTGACGGTAACCACCGCCATCGAAAACCGCACGCCTGTCGATGCGCTGCGATCCTATACAGCGAATGTTGCCTGCCTGTATTTTTTTTCTCGCATAGGCGGGGCAAAGGAGGCTGCGGTCGTGTGGCACATCTGGTATCACGACGGCCGGCAGGTGGCGAGGGTTCCGTTGTCGGTTCGTTCACAGAATTGGCGGACATGGTCGAGGAAAAGCATTCCTCAGGGCGCTCAGGGTATGTGGCGGGTTGAAGTGCGGGATGCCCGAAGTAATTTGCTCGGCGTCAGAAGTTTCCGATTGTTTTAA
- a CDS encoding MucR family transcriptional regulator: MPNLLEMAAEIVASHASTTPMTKEELIAELNDLHQALVAIENGTAQETAMEDEEAAQTPAVSRKKAFGKDKVICMICGKAMKTLARHLKTAHGMTASEYRKQFDIPRTQPLAARAYSESRRQMAIDRGLGDNLAKARAERGKSKPKK, encoded by the coding sequence ATGCCGAATTTGCTTGAAATGGCTGCCGAAATCGTCGCATCACACGCTTCAACCACCCCCATGACCAAGGAAGAGCTGATTGCAGAACTAAACGATCTCCACCAGGCTCTGGTTGCAATCGAAAATGGAACGGCACAGGAAACAGCAATGGAAGACGAAGAAGCGGCTCAAACACCTGCAGTTTCCCGCAAAAAGGCCTTTGGAAAAGACAAGGTGATTTGCATGATTTGCGGCAAGGCAATGAAAACCCTTGCCCGGCACCTGAAAACCGCTCACGGTATGACGGCCTCGGAATACCGGAAACAGTTCGACATCCCTCGCACCCAGCCGCTGGCCGCCCGGGCCTATTCCGAAAGCCGGCGACAGATGGCCATTGACCGAGGCCTTGGCGACAATCTCGCCAAAGCCCGTGCGGAGCGCGGAAAAAGCAAACCCAAAAAATAG
- a CDS encoding response regulator, protein MSRKLLLADDSITIQKVVGIIFANEDCDLAVVSDGDSALAAARSDRPDLIMADAIMPGKNGYELCSAIRQDPGLRDVPVLLLSGSFEPFDEDRARDAGIDDWIVKPFESQALLDKVEALLARGPRLAPPSAVSNVPAIPEFDDGFAGQATVADADMWQELEGADFAPVPDLTADEAGDLEPDLLDIADSFPADDEDLAAYSELPADEPHDIFASTPASAAGGDGEDDLLAQDDADDEGILFLDEDDILCEELTDDELAAERASDLAFESESELSWDAGEATASSSEAAAEISEAPEPVFSEPEPVFEAEPAAPVEDEVPSRDGLSFFQNAGLVEKLSQPAAASAATETTAPVSEPPDAGPDAEAAPTDETVGDGSGFVPSATEIEAQVRGISEEDLSRIVEKVAAGVIERLADTILERIAWEVVPDLAESMIRDEIRRITEKV, encoded by the coding sequence ATGAGCAGGAAGCTTTTGCTGGCCGACGACAGTATTACCATACAGAAGGTAGTTGGCATCATCTTCGCCAATGAAGACTGTGATCTTGCCGTGGTGAGCGACGGTGATTCGGCGTTGGCCGCAGCTCGTTCAGATCGTCCCGATCTGATTATGGCCGATGCCATCATGCCCGGCAAAAACGGCTATGAACTCTGTTCGGCCATTCGACAGGATCCCGGGTTGCGGGATGTGCCTGTCCTGCTGCTGTCCGGCAGCTTTGAGCCGTTCGACGAGGACCGTGCCCGAGACGCCGGCATCGATGACTGGATCGTCAAGCCTTTCGAGTCTCAGGCTCTGCTGGACAAGGTGGAAGCGTTGCTTGCAAGGGGGCCCCGGTTGGCGCCGCCGTCTGCGGTTTCCAATGTCCCCGCGATACCGGAGTTTGATGATGGTTTCGCCGGGCAGGCAACGGTTGCCGATGCCGATATGTGGCAGGAACTGGAGGGCGCGGATTTTGCGCCGGTCCCCGATCTGACCGCCGATGAGGCCGGTGACCTGGAGCCGGATCTGCTGGATATTGCCGATAGCTTTCCTGCGGATGACGAAGACCTCGCGGCGTATTCGGAGCTGCCTGCGGATGAACCGCATGATATCTTTGCATCCACTCCGGCTTCGGCTGCCGGCGGGGATGGGGAGGATGACCTCCTTGCGCAGGACGATGCCGACGACGAGGGGATTCTGTTTCTTGACGAGGATGACATCCTTTGCGAGGAACTGACGGACGACGAGCTTGCCGCGGAACGAGCTTCCGACCTGGCTTTCGAATCGGAAAGCGAACTGTCCTGGGATGCCGGCGAAGCGACTGCGTCATCGAGTGAGGCGGCGGCGGAGATTTCCGAGGCGCCGGAACCGGTTTTTTCCGAACCCGAACCTGTTTTCGAGGCCGAACCCGCAGCTCCGGTTGAAGACGAGGTGCCCAGCCGGGACGGGCTGAGCTTCTTCCAGAACGCCGGCCTGGTGGAGAAACTGTCGCAACCCGCTGCTGCGTCAGCCGCTACTGAAACGACTGCACCTGTGTCCGAACCGCCTGATGCCGGACCCGATGCAGAAGCCGCCCCGACTGACGAGACGGTGGGTGACGGCTCCGGCTTCGTTCCGTCTGCAACGGAGATCGAGGCGCAGGTCCGGGGGATTTCCGAGGAAGATTTGAGCCGCATTGTCGAAAAGGTTGCGGCCGGAGTGATCGAGCGTCTGGCCGATACCATTCTGGAGCGGATCGCCTGGGAGGTGGTCCCCGATCTGGCCGAATCGATGATCCGCGACGAAATCCGCCGCATCACGGAAAAAGTCTGA